TCGATCAGGGTGAACCCCTTCTCGTCTCGTTTCAGGTACCGTGTCATCATGCTTTCCCTCCTTGGTAAGTTAAAGGTTTCTCCTCTGTCTCCGGAGAAGTGCAGGCTCTATGCCAAGAAGGCTCCTGGCCGCTCATTATTATGCAACTAATTGATTCTAAGGAATATCTCGACATTTGCTCTCGACTCTACCCCCCTCTATCTCTCAGCGAAACTGGGGGATCTCACCACTCGGCGTTGAAAACCCCCTCAGCCGTCCGAAGGATGCCGCCTCCCTTCTTCCGGATCAATCCCGTATTTCTTCATCCGATATCGGAACGACTCGAAGCTCAGTCCCACGAGCTGGGCCGCCTTCTTCTGCACCCCGCCGGCCTGTCGTAATGCCTCCAGAATCAGGTCCCGCTCGACGCGGGAGACCACCGCATCCAGATCCAGCTTTTCGGATGACGGGGTGAACTCCGAGACCGCAGATGGCATAGTGCCCTCCACCCGTTGCCCCTCGGAGTCGCGTACCTCGGGTCGAGCCTGGACAGTCTCCGGCAGGTTTTCCACGGTCAAAACGCTCTCCGTTCCCAAGGCGACAGCCCGCTCGACGGCATTCTCGAGCTCCCGAACATTCCCCGGCCAAGGATAGCGGAGAAGGAGTTCCATAGCCTCCGGGGCGATCCCCCGAATGGGCCGTCTGTTTTCCTGGCTGTACTTGGCGAGGAAATTCGTGGCCAGCAGGGGAATATCCTCGCGCCGCTCTCGGAGGGGGGGGATGCGAATGGGAATGACATTCAGGCGGTAGTAGAGGTCCTCCCGGAACTGCTCCTTCCGGATCAGCTCCTTGAGATCCTGGTGGGTGGCGGAGATGACCCGCACGTCGACCTCGATGTCTTCGGTCCCTCCCACCCGGCGAAAGACCCGCTCCTGCAGGACCCGGAGCAATTTGACTTGAATGGCGAGGCTCGTCTCCGCGATCTCATCCAGCAAAACCGTCCCGCCATTGGCCACCTCAAAGAGACCGGCCTTGGCCACAACCGCCCCCGTAAAGGCGCCCTTCACGTGGCCAAAGAGCTCGCTCTCCAGAAGCGATTCCGGGATCGCCCCGCAGCTGATGGCCAAGAACGGCGCGCTGGCACGGTCGCTGTTCGTGTGGATAGTCCGGGCCACCAGCTCCTTCCCGGTGCCGCTCTCTCCGGTAATCAAGACCGTTCCGGTCACCGTCGCCACCTTGCTGATCATCTTGTACAACTCGATCATCTTGGGGCTCCGGCCAATGATCCCGTCGACAGGCTGGGGGAAGGGCTCACCCGACCAGGGAGAGACTCCCGCCACCCGATCCGCCTTGACCTCTAAGGCCCGGGAGATGACTTGCTTGACCTCTTCCACCCGAAATGGCTTGGTGATGTAATCGTACGCACCGAGCTTCATCGCCTGGATGGCCGACTCGGCGGATGCATAGGCCGTCATCAGGATAACCGGGATCTCGGGCTGAAATTTCCGAAGCCCCTCCAACAGCCGGACGCCGTCCATGGTCGGCATTCTCAGGTCGGAAATGACGAGATCGAAGGAAGCTTTTTCGGCTGCCTCGAGCGCCTCCTGCCCGTCTCGCGCGGACTCTACCTGGAAACCCTCCCGCTCCAGGAAGATACTCAGAAACTCGCGC
The genomic region above belongs to Candidatus Methylomirabilota bacterium and contains:
- a CDS encoding sigma-54 dependent transcriptional regulator: MTRILIVDDEAGMREFLSIFLEREGFQVESARDGQEALEAAEKASFDLVISDLRMPTMDGVRLLEGLRKFQPEIPVILMTAYASAESAIQAMKLGAYDYITKPFRVEEVKQVISRALEVKADRVAGVSPWSGEPFPQPVDGIIGRSPKMIELYKMISKVATVTGTVLITGESGTGKELVARTIHTNSDRASAPFLAISCGAIPESLLESELFGHVKGAFTGAVVAKAGLFEVANGGTVLLDEIAETSLAIQVKLLRVLQERVFRRVGGTEDIEVDVRVISATHQDLKELIRKEQFREDLYYRLNVIPIRIPPLRERREDIPLLATNFLAKYSQENRRPIRGIAPEAMELLLRYPWPGNVRELENAVERAVALGTESVLTVENLPETVQARPEVRDSEGQRVEGTMPSAVSEFTPSSEKLDLDAVVSRVERDLILEALRQAGGVQKKAAQLVGLSFESFRYRMKKYGIDPEEGRRHPSDG